From the Hevea brasiliensis isolate MT/VB/25A 57/8 chromosome 13, ASM3005281v1, whole genome shotgun sequence genome, the window CAGTCAAGATGAAGAATGAAAGAAAGAGAAGTAAAGATCCAAGAAAGAGCAAAAAAAGTGCAAGGGCTATGGATTTCCAAGGGATTTTATCAAAGGCTCCAGGACTATACTCAAACCGAGGGTCATGCCTCCCCCCAATGCCATCATAatcatcatcatcttcatcaACAGGAAGTGGAGAGTAATGAACTTGGCGCCTAGACGCCATAAATTTTTGAGAGCACTTAAATATCCGCTAATAGGTCTGAAAACACAACCAAATTGCTTCACACATCATATAAAGAACCAAACATACAAATATGAGTAAAAACACAACAACAATCAACATCAAATATCAATATATATTGCTGCACAACCCCATTGGCATTGACAAGCAAAAAAACaatagttataaaaaaaaaaaaaaaaaagaaaaaattgaaaaaaaaaggcAGAAGAAACCCACCCATCTCCAAATTTGACAGTTGGTGAAGCTAAAAACACTAATAGAAGCGAAACACATGAACCTAAAATGTGAGAGCGCTATGCTTTTGTGGATGCATATAGATATGTGTCTATGCACACCAAAGGCATCTATACACGAGCAAACTACTCCATATATTTCAACATAATTTCTCACAATAATAACCAGAACAAGAAATACAAAATAGATACAAACCAAACTTAAATCTAACcatataaaatgaaaataaacagAACTTGTAATGTAATCTAGCGTAGCATCAAATTAAAAAAGGAaccaaaaaaaaatcatcaaacgTGACATAAATCTTCCAATTCCAAGATCCCAAGGAAGGAACCCTAATtttaggagaaagagagagaagaggttagGCTTGGGCGTAGGAAGATTTACCTGTTTCCGGCGAATGTAGAGGGCGAAGATTAAACAATAGTGGAGCTTGTCTATGACCTAGATCGCATCGCAGCAATGATTTGCACCGCCGGATTTGAAAAGAGTGTGAGCGTTTACTGGAATGATGAGATGGACGAAGGCTATAGAAGAATTGTCAATGGTCAAAACAGGTTGCTTGAATTAGAGAAAAATAAGGGTAAAAAATAAGGTCTATTTTAAAGCAAGGTTGTTTATGATTTTTAATctttgtaaatttttattaattggaAGGGAGTGAATGTTTTCTCAACATACGGGAGGTTTTTGGAGAAAGCTTGTCAATTCACTAATGGGTAATTTACATGCAATAGGCAAGTTACACAGATAATACCTTAATTTTTAGAAACATATAATATTAAGGTATTTAAATTTTAGCTTCTAATATTAAAGCTTCTGTCTTTGATTTtagtaatataaaattttatgaaattcagtggctaatttttatattatttatattgacATAGTATTTATCAAATTAGAAATTATATTTTCACAAATTAACTTCAAATAAATAGGATTTGAGTAATTGAAGTATATCTATAATA encodes:
- the LOC110643030 gene encoding uncharacterized protein LOC110643030 yields the protein MASRRQVHYSPLPVDEDDDDYDGIGGRHDPRFEYSPGAFDKIPWKSIALALFLLFLGSLLLFLSFFILTGHMGGEKSQGYGLLALGILAFLPGFYETRMAYYSWRGAKGYRFASIPSY